Proteins encoded within one genomic window of Bradyrhizobium sp. AZCC 1719:
- a CDS encoding TIGR03809 family protein, translated as MAHPADVARGRNIVARWCSLAEQRLEYLTELFETGRWRRFHTEREFLENIQEAKAAVATWRDLLSREASLDNTQIDMAWLGRRRTTPLLLTPLPRDEGYRPPVVQLQPQPAPMPVTPPPTAPAPPPDIPADVLVALESQLVVADEAPSVPDVLALEEMPFPAIDFDAMKERYPALRNAL; from the coding sequence ATGGCACATCCTGCAGACGTGGCACGTGGCCGCAACATCGTTGCGCGCTGGTGCAGCCTTGCCGAGCAACGGCTGGAATACCTCACTGAACTGTTCGAGACCGGGCGCTGGCGCCGCTTTCACACCGAACGCGAATTCCTCGAAAACATCCAGGAAGCCAAGGCCGCCGTGGCAACCTGGCGTGACCTGTTGAGCCGCGAAGCCTCGCTCGACAACACGCAGATCGACATGGCCTGGCTTGGCCGCCGTCGAACGACGCCGCTACTGCTGACGCCGCTGCCGCGCGACGAGGGCTATCGCCCGCCGGTCGTGCAGCTTCAGCCGCAACCGGCGCCGATGCCCGTGACGCCACCGCCGACCGCGCCCGCGCCGCCGCCCGATATTCCTGCTGATGTTCTGGTCGCGCTGGAAAGCCAACTCGTCGTGGCGGACGAGGCGCCGTCCGTGCCGGATGTGCTGGCGCTGGAGGAAATGCCATTCCCGGCGATCGATTTCGACGCGATGAAGGAACGCTATCCGGCGTTGCGCAACGCGCTGTAG
- a CDS encoding TIGR03808 family TAT-translocated repetitive protein, with translation MDMNRRHLIGASAAGAAGALAMSPDAARAAPLTSMLGRDVTQYGVRPGSPDDQTAKLQRAIDEAARAQVPLALPPGVYRTGMLRLSNGTQLVGVRGATKLVFTGGASMLQSEGANSVGLTGITFDGGRIPLPTRRGLVHCLGGRDVRIADCEISGSGGNGIWLEQVSGDISGNIFTKIATTAVVSFDALGLIVARNTITDTNDNGIEILRTAIGDDGTLVLDNRIEDIKAGPGGSGQYGNAINAFRAGNVIVRGNRIKNCDYSAVRGNSASNIHITDNSVSNVREVALYSEFAFEGAVIANNTVDGAAVGISVCNFNEGGRIAVVQGNIIRNLLPKRPIGTAPDDDAGIGIYVEADSSVTGNVIENAPSFGVIAGWGKYLRDVAISGNVIRNAFVGIGVSVLPGAGTALVNNNMISQTPRGAVVGLDHARTITTDLSAEGAQRYAQVVVGGNAVRR, from the coding sequence ATGGATATGAATCGCCGCCATCTCATTGGAGCGTCCGCCGCCGGTGCAGCCGGTGCGCTGGCGATGTCGCCTGACGCTGCGCGCGCAGCGCCCCTCACCTCCATGCTCGGCCGCGACGTCACGCAATATGGCGTGCGTCCCGGCAGCCCCGACGATCAAACCGCGAAACTGCAGCGCGCGATCGACGAGGCGGCGCGCGCACAAGTGCCTCTGGCGCTACCGCCGGGCGTCTATCGCACCGGCATGCTGCGCCTTTCGAACGGCACGCAACTGGTCGGCGTCCGAGGCGCGACCAAGCTGGTGTTTACGGGCGGCGCCTCGATGCTGCAGAGCGAAGGCGCCAACAGCGTCGGCCTGACGGGCATCACCTTCGACGGCGGTCGCATTCCGCTGCCGACGCGCCGCGGGCTGGTGCATTGCCTCGGCGGTCGCGACGTCCGCATCGCCGACTGCGAAATATCAGGCAGCGGTGGCAACGGTATCTGGCTCGAGCAGGTCTCGGGCGATATTTCCGGTAACATCTTCACGAAAATCGCGACGACCGCGGTCGTATCCTTCGACGCACTCGGCCTGATCGTGGCGCGCAACACCATCACCGATACCAATGACAATGGCATCGAAATCCTGCGCACCGCGATCGGCGACGACGGCACGCTGGTTCTCGACAATCGGATCGAGGACATCAAGGCCGGCCCCGGCGGCTCCGGGCAGTATGGCAACGCCATCAACGCCTTCCGCGCCGGCAATGTGATCGTGCGCGGCAACCGCATCAAGAATTGCGATTATTCAGCCGTGCGCGGCAATTCGGCGTCCAATATTCACATCACGGACAACAGCGTCAGCAATGTCCGCGAGGTTGCGCTCTATTCGGAATTTGCATTCGAAGGCGCCGTGATCGCCAACAACACCGTGGATGGCGCCGCCGTCGGCATCTCCGTCTGCAATTTCAACGAGGGCGGACGCATCGCCGTCGTCCAGGGCAACATCATCCGCAATCTCCTGCCGAAGCGGCCGATCGGCACCGCGCCCGACGACGACGCCGGGATCGGTATCTATGTCGAGGCGGATTCGTCCGTGACCGGCAACGTGATCGAGAACGCGCCCTCGTTCGGCGTCATCGCCGGATGGGGCAAATATCTCCGCGACGTCGCGATATCAGGCAACGTGATCCGCAACGCCTTCGTCGGCATCGGCGTATCGGTGCTGCCAGGCGCCGGCACGGCCCTGGTCAACAACAACATGATTTCGCAAACCCCGCGCGGCGCCGTGGTCGGGCTCGATCACGCCCGCACGATTACGACCGATCTGTCGGCTGAAGGCGCGCAGCGTTACGCGCAGGTGGTTGTCGGCGGCAACGCCGTGCGACGGTAG